From a region of the Sphingopyxis sp. YR583 genome:
- a CDS encoding HlyD family efflux transporter periplasmic adaptor subunit, with amino-acid sequence MDAFDNPARNGMTGPERDSASSEPSNRAVAGGEFLTAAANVTAAATAMPLAIQAILVPDASGRIVLPAGASIDDITISGTDLVITLPNGQVFIIPGGAVDVPAIVVDGDTVPASTVAQLLENLGELNPEAGVRSSGGNFADPEGPIQDAYALGDLLPYTQLAFPQPEERELLPDVPDEEPTIVIVTPDQPAGVAAATASVNEAGLPARGNEPAGSNSAANSETTTGSIVYDAGDGLDTLTINGTAITAVGQVITTPLGQLTITSLTPGNIGYSYTLTDNTNANNNLTDPFTVVVTDNVNAGEKIMQIVPLGDKLLIETRVTPRDIAFIKVGDPANVKVTAYDFSIYGGLKGKVVRVSADSIYDEVERQAYFTVVVETTNSYLTSNGRRLPITPGMLCDVEIVTGKKSVLSYLLKPVLKVSGSALTER; translated from the coding sequence ATGGATGCTTTCGACAATCCGGCGCGGAATGGAATGACCGGTCCCGAGCGCGACAGCGCATCGAGCGAGCCGTCGAACCGGGCCGTCGCGGGCGGCGAGTTTCTGACCGCCGCAGCGAATGTCACCGCCGCCGCCACGGCCATGCCGCTGGCGATCCAGGCGATCCTCGTTCCCGATGCCAGCGGCCGGATCGTGTTGCCCGCGGGTGCGTCGATCGACGACATCACCATATCGGGCACCGACCTTGTCATCACGCTGCCGAACGGACAGGTATTCATCATTCCCGGCGGCGCGGTCGATGTTCCGGCAATCGTCGTCGATGGCGATACCGTGCCGGCGAGCACGGTCGCACAGCTGCTGGAAAATCTCGGCGAATTGAACCCCGAAGCCGGCGTCCGCAGCTCGGGCGGCAATTTCGCCGACCCCGAAGGCCCGATCCAGGATGCCTATGCGCTGGGCGACCTGCTGCCCTACACGCAGCTTGCCTTTCCGCAGCCCGAAGAACGCGAGCTGCTGCCCGACGTTCCCGATGAAGAACCGACGATCGTCATCGTCACCCCCGACCAGCCGGCGGGGGTCGCCGCCGCGACCGCAAGCGTCAACGAAGCGGGCCTGCCGGCGCGCGGCAACGAGCCTGCCGGCAGCAACAGCGCCGCGAACAGCGAAACCACGACCGGCTCGATCGTCTATGACGCTGGCGACGGGCTCGACACGCTGACGATCAACGGCACCGCCATCACGGCGGTTGGTCAGGTCATCACGACGCCGCTCGGCCAGCTGACGATCACCAGCCTGACGCCCGGCAATATCGGTTACAGCTACACGCTGACCGACAACACCAATGCGAACAACAATCTGACCGATCCCTTCACCGTCGTCGTCACCGACAATGTGAATGCGGGCGAAAAGATCATGCAGATCGTGCCGCTCGGCGATAAATTGCTGATCGAAACGCGCGTTACGCCCCGCGATATCGCCTTCATCAAGGTCGGCGACCCTGCGAACGTCAAGGTCACCGCCTATGATTTCTCGATCTATGGTGGGCTCAAGGGCAAGGTCGTGCGCGTGTCGGCCGACAGCATCTATGACGAGGTCGAGCGGCAGGCCTATTTCACCGTCGTTGTCGAAACGACGAACAGCTATCTTACCTCGAACGGGCGGCGGCTGCCGATCACCCCGGGCATGCTATGCGATGTCGAAATCGTGACCGGCAAGAAATCGGTGCTGAGTTACTTGCTGAAGCCGGTCTTGAAGGTCAGCGGATCGGCGCTCACCGAACGCTGA
- a CDS encoding transglutaminase-like cysteine peptidase — protein MRKHAHLVVGESRWFPVSAVLAAAALTPSAAHASSKLLNDKSLADSKAACPVAASFAPAARADISRAILGGAPSALDRIRADQQAIAAPAVTPASPITAGLDAFPVRHTLEPASRTPISFAPAPSCGTPSSFAPLTETAEYDPSAELGTRAIPVKRTRFDDRWDHVRRAAPAGLMQSKLRSANASSGLAEQDLLARVNQWVNREIAYVNDDRNYRQRDFWATAEQTLGRGKGDCEDFAILKMQMLRAAGIDADRMKLVLLRDLAANADHAFLLVQTDAGKVVLDNVTDRLYDGSQSNSVRPVLSFSENRRWVHAYRGTQSSPNLTAIPASQKSYTLALNNQRSVSADPLTFKTGFSK, from the coding sequence ATGAGAAAGCATGCCCATCTTGTCGTTGGCGAGTCGCGGTGGTTTCCTGTTTCCGCCGTCCTTGCCGCTGCTGCGCTGACACCGTCGGCCGCCCACGCCTCATCGAAGCTGTTGAACGACAAGTCGTTGGCGGACAGCAAGGCGGCGTGTCCTGTCGCCGCGAGCTTTGCGCCGGCCGCGCGGGCGGACATCTCACGCGCCATATTGGGCGGCGCACCGAGCGCGCTCGACCGCATCCGCGCCGACCAGCAGGCCATTGCGGCGCCCGCGGTCACCCCGGCATCGCCGATCACGGCCGGATTGGACGCTTTCCCCGTTCGCCATACGCTCGAACCCGCAAGCCGAACCCCGATCTCCTTTGCGCCTGCACCAAGCTGCGGGACGCCGTCGAGTTTCGCGCCGCTGACCGAAACCGCCGAATATGACCCAAGCGCCGAGCTTGGCACCCGCGCGATCCCGGTCAAGCGCACACGCTTCGACGATCGCTGGGATCATGTGCGCCGCGCGGCGCCCGCCGGACTGATGCAGAGCAAGCTGCGCAGCGCGAACGCCTCGTCGGGACTGGCAGAGCAGGATCTGCTCGCGCGCGTCAACCAGTGGGTCAATCGCGAGATCGCCTATGTGAACGACGACCGCAATTACCGTCAGCGTGATTTCTGGGCGACCGCCGAACAGACGCTCGGGCGCGGCAAGGGCGATTGCGAGGATTTCGCGATCCTGAAGATGCAGATGCTGCGCGCCGCCGGAATCGATGCCGACCGGATGAAGCTGGTGCTGCTCCGCGATCTTGCCGCAAACGCCGATCATGCCTTTCTGCTCGTCCAGACCGATGCCGGAAAGGTCGTGCTCGATAATGTGACCGACCGGCTATACGACGGCAGCCAGTCCAATTCGGTGCGCCCGGTGCTGTCGTTCAGCGAGAACCGACGCTGGGTCCACGCCTATCGCGGCACCCAGTCATCGCCAAATCTCACCGCAATTCCGGCGTCGCAAAAATCCTATACGCTGGCGCTCAACAATCAGCGTTCGGTGAGCGCCGATCCGCTGACCTTCAAGACCGGCTTCAGCAAGTAA
- the cobU gene encoding bifunctional adenosylcobinamide kinase/adenosylcobinamide-phosphate guanylyltransferase — protein MSRSSLFVLGGARSGKSRYGQGRAEAAGNGLIFVATAEAFDEEMRERIARHRADRDARWTTVEAPRDLPAAIDALNEKDAIVLVDCLTLWVSNLLLADADIALASRLLCQTISRFEGTLILVANEVGLGIVPDNALARAFRDAAGQLNQLVAATADEVVLLTAGLPLTLKPRGG, from the coding sequence ATGAGCCGGTCGTCGCTGTTCGTTCTCGGCGGCGCGCGGTCGGGCAAGAGTCGTTATGGACAGGGGCGCGCCGAAGCTGCGGGCAACGGTCTCATCTTTGTCGCGACCGCCGAAGCCTTTGACGAGGAGATGCGCGAGCGAATCGCGCGCCACCGGGCCGACCGCGATGCGCGATGGACCACCGTCGAAGCACCGCGCGACCTCCCCGCGGCAATCGATGCGCTGAATGAGAAGGACGCGATCGTCCTCGTCGATTGCCTGACGCTCTGGGTCTCGAATCTGCTGCTCGCCGATGCCGACATCGCGCTCGCCAGCCGCCTATTATGTCAAACAATCAGCCGCTTCGAAGGAACGCTGATCCTTGTCGCCAACGAAGTCGGCCTTGGTATCGTGCCCGACAATGCGCTCGCGCGCGCATTCCGCGACGCAGCGGGACAACTCAACCAGTTAGTCGCGGCGACGGCGGACGAAGTGGTATTGCTCACCGCCGGACTGCCCCTGACACTCAAGCCACGCGGGGGTTAA
- a CDS encoding PilZ domain-containing protein, whose protein sequence is MRSLLAHIAAPVETPDRRRTERRTLRLDVAARSATDEAAVVIRNLSRTGLLIETDAAFSIGETFLLVLPELGAAPARVVRNDGRLFGCEFLTPVPASAISAALLRAPHDGEADDVAEGMPAGDTEGLYARRPSAILLTALTALFTGVVLLFIFALVSLNFAD, encoded by the coding sequence GTGAGATCCTTGCTGGCCCATATCGCGGCTCCGGTCGAAACGCCCGATCGTCGGCGGACCGAGCGGCGGACGCTTCGGCTCGATGTCGCCGCGCGTTCCGCGACCGACGAGGCGGCCGTGGTCATCCGCAACCTGTCGCGAACCGGTCTGCTGATCGAGACCGACGCCGCCTTTTCCATCGGTGAGACATTCCTGCTGGTCCTGCCCGAACTGGGTGCCGCGCCAGCGCGCGTCGTCCGCAACGACGGCCGGCTCTTTGGCTGCGAGTTTCTGACGCCCGTCCCGGCGAGCGCGATCAGCGCAGCCCTGCTCCGAGCACCGCATGACGGCGAAGCGGACGATGTCGCCGAGGGCATGCCGGCGGGCGACACCGAGGGACTCTATGCGCGGCGGCCAAGTGCGATCCTGCTTACCGCGTTGACGGCTCTGTTTACCGGCGTGGTCCTTCTTTTCATCTTTGCGTTAGTCTCGCTGAACTTCGCCGACTGA